ACCCCACTTCGTTCTTACCGAGAAATGCAGCCACGCCCGGCACTGGAGCGTACCATTCAGGAAATTATCACCCTCCTGCATGAGGGGAAGGCATTGGCGTACACCAGCGATGCGGGGACGCCAGGCGTTTCAGACCCAGGGGATTACCTGGTCCGTCGTGTCCGTGAAGCCGGTTTTGAAGTGGTTACCGTGCCAGGTGCCAGTGCGCTGGCGGCAATAATGTCCGTGTCCGGCTTGGGATGCCAGCACCCGTTGTTTGAGGGCTTTTTGCCACATAAGAAGGGGCGTCAGACCCGTCTCAAAGAACTGGCCGGTGGCTTGCAGCAGGGCATTATGGATGGGGTGGTTTTCTATGAATCCCCAGAGCGGATTCTTCGTCTTTTTGCTGAACTGCTAGAATGGAACCAACCACTT
The DNA window shown above is from Verrucomicrobiia bacterium and carries:
- the rsmI gene encoding 16S rRNA (cytidine(1402)-2'-O)-methyltransferase; the encoded protein is MSKLHIVSTPIGNMGDITLRALETLKEVEFVYAEDTRVTRKVLSRYDIHTPLRSYREMQPRPALERTIQEIITLLHEGKALAYTSDAGTPGVSDPGDYLVRRVREAGFEVVTVPGASALAAIMSVSGLGCQHPLFEGFLPHKKGRQTRLKELAGGLQQGIMDGVVFYESPERILRLFAELLEWNQPLSVCVGRELTKQFEEVVTGSLEEVQQEFAARPTIKGEIVLLVTTHA